In Spinacia oleracea cultivar Varoflay chromosome 5, BTI_SOV_V1, whole genome shotgun sequence, a single window of DNA contains:
- the LOC110793819 gene encoding uncharacterized protein, whose translation MGDFNSVLHAGDRIHGSQVSDAETRDFDACIDATGLIEHKSCGNFFSWNNKGQGDLRIHSRIDWAFGCGNWHTSYPDVCVDYLNPGLSGHSPHLLDCKVVRQRGSRPFKFFNYMAEHPKFHQIVQEGWGSVVNGTTMFQVWHKLKVIKQGLKTLYREEFARLEERIDGIRRELDDTQSQLAASPSDIDLQLTEKECTGKLKKFLSIHERALKQKSRIQWLKTGDSNTKFFFTAVKERYARNSIDVLYDANGRKLTTAAEIKDEMKAFYHGLIGSAADTLEGIDVTVVRQGKQLSAASAQSLVLPVSTAEIDMALKGIGDNKAPGLDGFNSFFFKEAWSIIKDDIYVAVQDFFSTGKLLK comes from the coding sequence ATGGGTGATTTCAATTCAGTGCTGCATGCAGGTGATAGAATCCATGGTAGCCAAGTTTCTGATGCAGAAACAAGAGATTTTGATGCCTGTATTGATGCAACAGGGCTGATAGAGCACAAGAGTTGTGGAAATTTCTTCTCCTGGAACAATAAAGGGCAAGGTGATTTGAGAATACATTCCAGAATTGATTGGGCCTTTGGGTGTGGTAACTGGCATACTAGTTATCCAGATGTATGTGTGGACTATCTGAACCCAGGTTTATCAGGCCACTCCCCTCATCTGCTGGATTGTAAAGTGGTGAGACAGAGGGGAAGTAGACCATTTAAGTTCTTCAATTACATGGCTGAGCACCCTAAGTTCCATCAGATTGTGCAAGAAGGATGGGGATCTGTTGTAAATGGAACTACTATGTTTCAAGTGTGGCACAAACTGAAAGTCATCAAGCAGGGTCTGAAAACTTTGTATAGAGAAGAATTTGCTAGGCTGGAGGAGAGAATTGATGGTATTAGGAGGGAGCTGGATGACACTCAATCTCAGTTAGCTGCTTCCCCTAGTGATATTGACCTTCAACTGACTGAAAAAGAGTGCACTGGTAAGCTTAAAAAGTTTCTGAGTATTCATGAAAGAGCTCTCAAACAGAAATCAAGAATCCAGTGGTTGAAAACTggtgattcaaatacaaagttctTTTTCACAGCAGTAAAGGAGAGATATGCTAGGAACAGTATTGATGTTCTTTATGATGCTAATGGGAGGAAGCTTACCACTGCTGCAGAGATTAAAGATGAGATGAAAGCTTTCTATCATGGTCTTATTGGTTCTGCTGCAGACACTTTGGAGGGTATTGATGTTACAGTTGTGAGACAAGGTAAACAACTTTCTGCAGCTTCAGCTCAATCTTTAGTTCTTCCTGTCTCAACTGCTGAGATTGATATGGCACTGAAAGGGATTGGCGACAATAAAGCTCCTGGTTTAGATGGGTTTAACAGTTTCTTTTTCAAAGAAGCTTGGAGCATCATTAAAGATGACATTTATGTGGCTGTTCAGGATTTCTTCTCCACAGGGAAACTTCTGAAATAA
- the LOC110779225 gene encoding uncharacterized protein gives MITKPWSSGFNFQDEILRIVPVWVRFPNLPLCCWGSDSLSRIGSLIGVPLFADDCTSKQLRILFARLLIEVDVTKDLPKEVLIQDHSRVTIKQKVEYDWLPPFCKACNTVGHDCSVKKSVGARFQPAPTGPAQ, from the coding sequence ATGATAACAAAGCCATGGTCATCTGGATTTAATTTCCAAGATGAAATCCTTCGTATAGTTCCTGTGTGGGTGAGATTCCCCAATCTCCCTTTATGTTGTTGGGGGAGTGATTCCCTAAGTAGAATTGGTAGCTTGATTGGGGTACCACTGTTTGCTGATGATTGCACCTCAAAGCAATTAAGGATTTTATTTGCTAGACTCTTGATTGAGGTTGATGTAACTAAGGATCTCCCTAAGGAAGTGCTGATTCAGGACCACTCAAGAGTGACCATCAAACAGAAGGTGGAGTATGATTGGCTCCCACCTTTTTGTAAAGCTTGTAACACTGTTGGCCATGACTGTAGTGTTAAGAAGAGTGTTGGTGCACGCTTCCAACCTGCTCCCACTGGTCCAGCACAATAG
- the LOC110779054 gene encoding uncharacterized protein: protein MGDFNSVLHAGDRIHGSQVSDAETRDFDACIDATGLIERKSCGNFFSWNNKGQGDLRIHSRIDWAFGCGNWHTSYPDVCVDYLNPGLSDHSPLLLDCKVVRQRGSRPFKFFNYMAEHPKSHQIVQEGWGSVVNGTAMFQVWHKLKVIKQGLKTLHREEFARLEERIDGIRRELDDTQSQLAASPSDIDLQLTEKECTGKLKKFLSIHERALKQKSRIQWLKTGDSNTKFFFIAVKEIYARNSIDVLYDANRRKLTTAAEIKDEIKAFYHGLIGSAADTLEGIDVTVVRQGKQLSAASAQSLVLPVSTAEIDMALKGIGNNIAPGLDGFNSFFFKEAWSIIKDDIYVAVQDFFSTGKLLK, encoded by the coding sequence ATGGGTGATTTCAATTCAGTGCTGCATGCAGGTGATAGAATCCATGGTAGCCAAGTTTCTGATGCAGAAACAAGAGATTTTGATGCTTGTATTGATGCAACAGGGCTGATAGAGCGCAAGAGTTGTGGAAATTTCTTCTCCTGGAACAATAAAGGGCAAGGTGATTTGAGAATACATTCCAGAATTGATTGGGCCTTTGGGTGTGGTAACTGGCATACTAGTTATCCAGATGTATGTGTGGACTATCTGAACCCAGGTTTATCAGACCACTCCCCTCTTCTGCTGGATTGTAAAGTGGTGAGACAGAGGGGAAGTAGACCATTTAAGTTCTTCAATTACATGGCTGAGCACCCTAAGTCCCATCAGATTGTGCAAGAAGGATGGGGATCTGTTGTAAATGGAACTGCTATGTTTCAAGTGTGGCACAAACTGAAAGTCATCAAGCAGGGTCTGAAAACTTTGCATAGAGAAGAATTTGCTAGGCTGGAGGAGAGAATTGATGGTATTAGGAGGGAGCTGGATGACACTCAATCTCAGTTAGCTGCTTCCCCTAGTGATATTGACCTTCAACTGACTGAAAAAGAGTGCACTGGTAAGCTTAAAAAGTTTCTGAGTATTCATGAAAGAGCTCTCAAACAGAAATCAAGAATCCAGTGGTTGAAAACTggtgattcaaatacaaagttctTCTTCATAGCAGTAAAGGAGATATATGCTAGGAACAGTATTGATGTTCTTTATGATGCTAATAGGAGGAAGCTTACCACTGCTGCAGAGATTAaagatgagatcaaagcttTCTATCATGGTCTTATTGGTTCTGCTGCAGACACTTTGGAGGGTATTGATGTTACAGTTGTGAGACAAGGTAAACAACTTTCTGCAGCTTCAGCTCAATCTTTAGTTCTTCCTGTCTCAACTGCTGAGATTGATATGGCACTGAAAGGGATTGGCAACAATATAGCTCCTGGTTTAGATGGGTTTAACAGTTTCTTTTTCAAAGAAGCTTGGAGCATCATTAAAGATGACATTTATGTGGCTGTTCAGGATTTCTTCTCCACAGGGAAACTTCTGAAATAA
- the LOC130460983 gene encoding uncharacterized protein — translation MFILLDSLKKWRTALVHEEARHRLLASQCGDQHFAELEKLRAENAGRLLQIDQNFSQMEDLSEKIMDKEAEFSHLETQFKELEVQLEAARKEVASQRVFSTSRPC, via the exons ATGTTCATTCTGCTGGACTCGCTAAAGAAGTGGCGCACTGCTTTGGTGCACGAAGAGGCTCGACACCGTCTTCTGGCTAGTCAGTGTGGCGATCAGCATTTTGCTGAGCTGGAGAAACTT CGTGCTGAGAACGCGGGTCGTCTCCTGCAAattgatcagaacttttctCAAATGGAGGACCTTTCTGAGAAAATTATGGACAAGGAAGCTGAGTTTTCTCATCTTGAGACTCAGTTTAAGGAGTTGGAGGTCCAGCTGGAGgcggctcgcaaggaggttgcttCGCAAAGAGTGTTCTCGACAAGTCGGCCATGCTAG